The following coding sequences are from one Pelecanus crispus isolate bPelCri1 chromosome 15, bPelCri1.pri, whole genome shotgun sequence window:
- the LOC104026722 gene encoding phospholipase A2, membrane associated, whose translation MKNLLFAVVLACGLLPARGSVLELERMIKSATGKSALLSYSWYGCFCGIGGRGTPVDSTDRCCHAHDCCYRRLREGKCSPLITPYHFDVADGDIVCSNEQSWCKRETCLCDKAVASCFASASHSYNKSYLFYFKLKCRGDKLQC comes from the exons ATGAAGAATCTCCTCTTTGCTGTCGTCTTGGCTTGCG GGCTGCTGCCGGCTCGCGGCAGCGTTTTGGAGCTGGAGCGGATGATCAAGTCGGCCACGGGGAAAAGCGCCCTGCTCTCCTACAGCTGGTACGGCTGTTTCTGCGGCATCGGGGGCAGAGGGACCCCGGTGGACTCCACCGACCG GTGCTGCCATGCCCACGACTGCTGCTACAGGAGGCTGCGAGAGGGCAAGTGCAGCCCCCTGATAACCCCCTACCACTTCGACGTCGCCGACGGAGACATCGTCTGCA GTAACGAGCAGAGCTGGTGCAAGAGAGAAACCTGCCTATGCGACAAGGCGGTGGCTTCGTGCTTTGCGAGCGCTTCGCATTCCTACAATAAATCCTACCTCTTCTATTTCAAGCTGAAATGCCGAGGAGATAAGCTCCAGTGCTGA
- the LOC104025125 gene encoding ATP-dependent RNA helicase DDX19B isoform X1 gives MATDSWALAVDEQEAAAESLSSLHLKEEKTKPDANGAVVKADDNVEKTEDEEKEDRAAQSLLNKLIRSNLVDTTNQVEVLQRDPTSPLYSVKSFEELRLKPQLLQGVYAMGFNRPSKIQENALPMMLAEPPQNLIAQSQSGTGKTAAFVLAMLSRVEPGNKYPQCLCLSPTYELALQTGKVIEQMGKFYPELKLAYAVRGNKLERGQKISEQIVIGTPGTVLDWCSKLKFIDPKKIKVFVLDEADVMIATQGHQDQSIRIQRMLPRDCQMLLFSATFEDSVWKFAQKVVPDPNIIKLKREEETLDTIKQYYVLCNNRDEKFQALCNIYGAITIAQAMIFCHTRKTAGWLAAELSKEGHQVALLSGEMMVEQRAAVIERFREGKEKVLVTTNVCARGIDVEQVSVVINFDLPVDKDGNPDNETYLHRIGRTGRFGKRGLAINMVDSKHSMNILNRIQEHFNKKINKLDTDDLDEIEKITN, from the exons ATGGCCACCGACTCCTGGGCCCTGGCCGTGGACGAGCAGGAGGCGGCGGCCGAGTCG TTGAGCAGTTTACacctgaaggaggaaaaaaccaaaccagatgCTAACG GTGCTGTTGTCAAGGCAGATGACAACGTGGAGAAGACGGAGGATGAGGAGAAGG AGGACAGAGCTGCCCAGTCCTTACTGAACAAGCTAATCCGCAGTAACTTGGTCGACACAACAAATCAAGTGGAGGTGCTGCAGAGGGATCCCACATCGCCTCTCTACTCCGTGAAGTCTTTTGAGGAGCTGCGACT GAAACCACAGCTCCTGCAAGGAGTCTATGCCATGGGCTTCAACAGACCATCTAAGATACAAGAGAATGCCCTGCCCATGATGCTTGCTGAACC CCCACAGAACTTGATCGCACAATCTCAGTCCGGTACTGGCAAGACGGCTGCCTTTGTCCTGGCCATGCTCAGTCGTGTTGAACCTGGGAACAAGTACCCACAG tGTTTGTGCCTTTCCCCAACATACGAGCTGGCGCTTCAAACAGGAAAAGTGATTGAACAAATGGGAAAGTTTTATCCGGAGCTGAAACTTGCCTATGCTGTCCGAGGCAATAAAT TGGAGAGAGGTCAGAAGATCTCCGAGCAGATCGTAATTGGCACACCCGGCACCGTGCTGGACTGGTGTTCCAAACTGAAATTCATAGATCCCAAGAAAATCAAAGTGTTCGTCTTGGATGAGGCTGACGTGATGATAGCAACCCAGGGCCATCAGGACCAGAGCATCCGCATTCAGAG AATGCTCCCCAGGGACTGCCAGatgcttctgttttcagccACTTTTGAGGATTCTGTCTGGAAGTTTGCTCAAAAAGTTGTTCCTGACCCAAACATTATCAAACTGAAGCGAGAAGAGGAGACGCTGGACACTATTAAGCAGTATTACGTTCTGTGCAATAACAGAGATGAGAAGTTCCAGGCTCTCTGTAATATCTACGGCGCTATCACCATTGCCCAGGCCATGATCTTCTGCCAC ACTCGGAAGACGGCCGGCTGGCTGGCGGCGGAGCTCTCGAAGGAAGGCCATCAGGTGGCACTGCTCAGTGGGGAAATGATGGTGGAACAGAGAGCCGCAGTGATAGAGCGTTTCCGAGAGGGCAAGGAAAAGGTGCTGGTGACCACAAACGTCTGTGCCAGAG GGATCGATGTAGAGCAGGTCTCCGTTGTTATCAATTTTGACCTTCCTGTGGATAAGGATGGAAATCCAGATAATGAGACCTACCTGCACCGGATTGGGCGTACAGGTCGCTTTGGCAAGCGAGGACTGGCTATTAACATGGTGGACAGCAAGCACAGCATGAATATTCTCAACAGAATCCAGGAACATTTCA AcaaaaagataaacaaattGGATACTGACGACTTGGATGAGATTGAGAAGATAACTAACTGA
- the UBXN10 gene encoding UBX domain-containing protein 10 yields MATAALLHLAPSHRYFPSSTAAAFSWTNAIDMHVTRPKSAKGRTRPSFNYAQSVEACACREPPSLPPAAPHELVNSRRASSTKPAFPSGPVSPEEIPELLQQVPLKTSSSLNKYRVLPSIGWKGAVEAVAEQTDRLKVSGGLEDAPKIKTFPGEQGSASVLSEGDVPDEESSHVQRPPEKPGGKMRQESPLTSTLSLEEAPKEESRLLLAVRSPSGQRFEHHFKPTDSLQRVLAVAEQKMSAKYKRCSVETMEVPRRSFSDLTRSLHECGILHKSVLCIRQKEQHDADL; encoded by the coding sequence ATGGCCACAGCGGCTCTTCTGCACTTAGCACCATCTCACCGCTACTTCCCTTCGAGCACAGCAGCCGCTTTCTCGTGGACAAACGCCATCGACATGCACGTCaccaggccaaagtctgccaAGGGACGCACGAGGCCAAGCTTCAATTACGCTCAGAGCGTGGAAGCCTGTGCTTGCCGAGAGCCACCTTCcctgccaccagcagctccccacgAATTAGTGAACAGCCGGAGAGCATCGTCCACAAAACCGGCATTCCCATCCGGCCCGGTGTCTCCTGAGGAAATCCcagagctcctgcagcaagtgcCTTTGAAGACCTCCTCTTCCCTGAACAAGTACAGGGTGCTCCCCTCCATCGGCTGGAAAGGcgctgtggaagcggtggctGAACAGACCGACCGGCTGAAAGTGAGTGGGGGACTGGAGGACGCTccaaaaatcaaaacttttcCTGGAGAGCAAGGATCTGCCAGCGTATTGTCAGAAGGCGATGTCCCCGATGAAGAGAGCTCACATGTGCAACGTCCTCCTGAGAAGCCGGGAGGGAAAATGAGACAAGAGAGCCCTTTGACGTCGACTTTAAGTTTGGAAGAGGCGCCGAAAGAAGAGTCGCGACTGCTGCTCGCTGTTCGATCTCCCTCCGGTCAGAGATTTGAACATCACTTCAAGCCCACCGACAGTCTCCAGAGGGTCCTTGCCGtggcagaacagaaaatgtcGGCCAAATACAAACGCTGCAGTGTTGAAACGATGGAGGTGCCCCGAAGGAGTTTCTCTGACCTTACGAGGTCCCTCCACGAATGTGGGATTCTCCACAAGTCCGTGCTGTGCATCCGACAGAAAGAGCAGCACGATGCAGATCTTTAG
- the LOC104025125 gene encoding ATP-dependent RNA helicase DDX19B isoform X3, with product MLSRVEPGNKYPQCLCLSPTYELALQTGKVIEQMGKFYPELKLAYAVRGNKLERGQKISEQIVIGTPGTVLDWCSKLKFIDPKKIKVFVLDEADVMIATQGHQDQSIRIQRMLPRDCQMLLFSATFEDSVWKFAQKVVPDPNIIKLKREEETLDTIKQYYVLCNNRDEKFQALCNIYGAITIAQAMIFCHTRKTAGWLAAELSKEGHQVALLSGEMMVEQRAAVIERFREGKEKVLVTTNVCARGIDVEQVSVVINFDLPVDKDGNPDNETYLHRIGRTGRFGKRGLAINMVDSKHSMNILNRIQEHFNKKINKLDTDDLDEIEKITN from the exons ATGCTCAGTCGTGTTGAACCTGGGAACAAGTACCCACAG tGTTTGTGCCTTTCCCCAACATACGAGCTGGCGCTTCAAACAGGAAAAGTGATTGAACAAATGGGAAAGTTTTATCCGGAGCTGAAACTTGCCTATGCTGTCCGAGGCAATAAAT TGGAGAGAGGTCAGAAGATCTCCGAGCAGATCGTAATTGGCACACCCGGCACCGTGCTGGACTGGTGTTCCAAACTGAAATTCATAGATCCCAAGAAAATCAAAGTGTTCGTCTTGGATGAGGCTGACGTGATGATAGCAACCCAGGGCCATCAGGACCAGAGCATCCGCATTCAGAG AATGCTCCCCAGGGACTGCCAGatgcttctgttttcagccACTTTTGAGGATTCTGTCTGGAAGTTTGCTCAAAAAGTTGTTCCTGACCCAAACATTATCAAACTGAAGCGAGAAGAGGAGACGCTGGACACTATTAAGCAGTATTACGTTCTGTGCAATAACAGAGATGAGAAGTTCCAGGCTCTCTGTAATATCTACGGCGCTATCACCATTGCCCAGGCCATGATCTTCTGCCAC ACTCGGAAGACGGCCGGCTGGCTGGCGGCGGAGCTCTCGAAGGAAGGCCATCAGGTGGCACTGCTCAGTGGGGAAATGATGGTGGAACAGAGAGCCGCAGTGATAGAGCGTTTCCGAGAGGGCAAGGAAAAGGTGCTGGTGACCACAAACGTCTGTGCCAGAG GGATCGATGTAGAGCAGGTCTCCGTTGTTATCAATTTTGACCTTCCTGTGGATAAGGATGGAAATCCAGATAATGAGACCTACCTGCACCGGATTGGGCGTACAGGTCGCTTTGGCAAGCGAGGACTGGCTATTAACATGGTGGACAGCAAGCACAGCATGAATATTCTCAACAGAATCCAGGAACATTTCA AcaaaaagataaacaaattGGATACTGACGACTTGGATGAGATTGAGAAGATAACTAACTGA
- the LOC104026630 gene encoding acidic phospholipase A2 PLA-1, producing the protein MNSLLAFAVLFAWGLSPAHGSLWDLYKMITKATGKNALLHYSFYGCYCGLGGKGKPKDATDRCCQLHDTCYNSLLSYHCNAKMRGYRYDWHEGSPSCREDSSCARFSCECDRSFVLCLKRGVGSYSKRYRFYPKHRCR; encoded by the exons ATGAACTCTCTCCTCGCCTTCGCCGTGCTGTTTGCTTGGG GCTTGTCCCCAGCTCACGGGAGCCTCTGGGACCTGTACAAAATGATCACGAAGGCGACGGGGAAGAACGCCTTGCTGCATTACTCCTTCTACGGCTGCTACTGCGGCTTGGGGGGCAAAGGGAAGCCCAAGGACGCCACGGACAG ATGCTGCCAGCTGCACGATACCTGCTACAACAGCCTCCTGAGCTACCACTGCAATGCCAAGATGCGGGGCTACCGCTACGACTGGCACGAGGGCAGCCCCTCCTGCA gagagGACTCCTCGTGCGCCCGGTTCTCCTGCGAGTGCGACCGCAGCTTCGTGCTTTGCCTGAAGCGAGGCGTCGGGAGCTACAGCAAACGCTACCGCTTCTACCCCAAGCACCGGTGCCGGTGA
- the LOC104025125 gene encoding ATP-dependent RNA helicase DDX19B isoform X2, which translates to MATDSWALAVDEQEAAAESLSSLHLKEEKTKPDANGAVVKADDNVEKTEDEEKEDRAAQSLLNKLIRSNLVDTTNQVEVLQRDPTSPLYSVKSFEELRLPQNLIAQSQSGTGKTAAFVLAMLSRVEPGNKYPQCLCLSPTYELALQTGKVIEQMGKFYPELKLAYAVRGNKLERGQKISEQIVIGTPGTVLDWCSKLKFIDPKKIKVFVLDEADVMIATQGHQDQSIRIQRMLPRDCQMLLFSATFEDSVWKFAQKVVPDPNIIKLKREEETLDTIKQYYVLCNNRDEKFQALCNIYGAITIAQAMIFCHTRKTAGWLAAELSKEGHQVALLSGEMMVEQRAAVIERFREGKEKVLVTTNVCARGIDVEQVSVVINFDLPVDKDGNPDNETYLHRIGRTGRFGKRGLAINMVDSKHSMNILNRIQEHFNKKINKLDTDDLDEIEKITN; encoded by the exons ATGGCCACCGACTCCTGGGCCCTGGCCGTGGACGAGCAGGAGGCGGCGGCCGAGTCG TTGAGCAGTTTACacctgaaggaggaaaaaaccaaaccagatgCTAACG GTGCTGTTGTCAAGGCAGATGACAACGTGGAGAAGACGGAGGATGAGGAGAAGG AGGACAGAGCTGCCCAGTCCTTACTGAACAAGCTAATCCGCAGTAACTTGGTCGACACAACAAATCAAGTGGAGGTGCTGCAGAGGGATCCCACATCGCCTCTCTACTCCGTGAAGTCTTTTGAGGAGCTGCGACT CCCACAGAACTTGATCGCACAATCTCAGTCCGGTACTGGCAAGACGGCTGCCTTTGTCCTGGCCATGCTCAGTCGTGTTGAACCTGGGAACAAGTACCCACAG tGTTTGTGCCTTTCCCCAACATACGAGCTGGCGCTTCAAACAGGAAAAGTGATTGAACAAATGGGAAAGTTTTATCCGGAGCTGAAACTTGCCTATGCTGTCCGAGGCAATAAAT TGGAGAGAGGTCAGAAGATCTCCGAGCAGATCGTAATTGGCACACCCGGCACCGTGCTGGACTGGTGTTCCAAACTGAAATTCATAGATCCCAAGAAAATCAAAGTGTTCGTCTTGGATGAGGCTGACGTGATGATAGCAACCCAGGGCCATCAGGACCAGAGCATCCGCATTCAGAG AATGCTCCCCAGGGACTGCCAGatgcttctgttttcagccACTTTTGAGGATTCTGTCTGGAAGTTTGCTCAAAAAGTTGTTCCTGACCCAAACATTATCAAACTGAAGCGAGAAGAGGAGACGCTGGACACTATTAAGCAGTATTACGTTCTGTGCAATAACAGAGATGAGAAGTTCCAGGCTCTCTGTAATATCTACGGCGCTATCACCATTGCCCAGGCCATGATCTTCTGCCAC ACTCGGAAGACGGCCGGCTGGCTGGCGGCGGAGCTCTCGAAGGAAGGCCATCAGGTGGCACTGCTCAGTGGGGAAATGATGGTGGAACAGAGAGCCGCAGTGATAGAGCGTTTCCGAGAGGGCAAGGAAAAGGTGCTGGTGACCACAAACGTCTGTGCCAGAG GGATCGATGTAGAGCAGGTCTCCGTTGTTATCAATTTTGACCTTCCTGTGGATAAGGATGGAAATCCAGATAATGAGACCTACCTGCACCGGATTGGGCGTACAGGTCGCTTTGGCAAGCGAGGACTGGCTATTAACATGGTGGACAGCAAGCACAGCATGAATATTCTCAACAGAATCCAGGAACATTTCA AcaaaaagataaacaaattGGATACTGACGACTTGGATGAGATTGAGAAGATAACTAACTGA